One window of the Microvirga mediterraneensis genome contains the following:
- a CDS encoding ATP-binding protein gives MNLQTQDIDLTACEREPIHIPGNIQPHGILLAIRLSDRTIAYASANIAEVFGFQAADVLGRPFAEVLPALSTEFDAQLADPPTAGNTRFVRTIRVRTAQDERFFETAISRSGECAILELEEPPVGSISSIDALYPTLRRFVEQLQSASTIDVLCGLAAQDIRRMTGFDRVLVYRFDEQWNGTVVAEDRNEVLPSYLDLRFPASDIPAQARELYRRNRLRIIPDAGYTPVPIQSHDPAPLDLSDSVLRSVSPVHLEYMRNMGTLASMSISILRDGQLWGLISCHNKEPKRVSLQVRNACDFLTQIFSLQLEARENTMLAENRVRLGAVQTRLLAHMAAEEHFIAGLVNHPDDLMMLAGAQGAAVITQDHCWCLGHAPGKEQVRALFDWLSEHHQEDVFATDNLSEVYPAAKAFADRASGLLSISVSKAHSSYVLWFRPEVEQTVKWGGNPQKPVQEEAGSLRLHPRRSFEIWKETVRDRSLPWDRSEVEAVKELRNAIVGIVLRRAEEMAALTEELRRSNKELEAFSYSVSHDLRAPFRHIVGYSELLKKQEAGEMSEKGQRYVDTIIEAAYTAGTLVDNLLRFSHMGRTALKPRTVDVGRLVDEIRQKLSAEQGDRRIQWIVGELPPVNADPVLIRLVFENLLDNAVKYTRTREKARIEIGSTRKDGETVYFVRDNGVGFDMKYIDKLFGVFQRLHRMEEFEGTGIGLANVRRIVERHGGRAWAEGALDKGATFSIALPDQNEGAA, from the coding sequence ATGAACCTGCAAACGCAAGACATCGACCTGACCGCCTGCGAGCGGGAGCCGATCCACATTCCGGGCAACATCCAGCCGCACGGAATCCTTCTCGCGATCCGCCTGTCCGACAGGACGATCGCCTATGCGAGCGCCAATATCGCCGAGGTCTTCGGCTTCCAGGCGGCCGACGTGCTCGGCCGGCCTTTCGCCGAGGTGCTGCCGGCCCTGAGCACGGAATTCGACGCTCAGCTCGCCGATCCGCCGACGGCGGGAAACACACGCTTCGTCCGGACCATCCGGGTCAGGACGGCGCAGGATGAGCGCTTCTTCGAGACGGCGATTTCCCGCTCGGGCGAGTGCGCGATCCTCGAACTGGAGGAGCCTCCCGTCGGGTCGATCTCCAGCATCGATGCGCTCTATCCCACCCTGCGCCGGTTCGTGGAGCAGCTGCAGAGCGCGTCGACCATCGACGTCCTGTGCGGCCTGGCCGCGCAGGACATCCGCCGCATGACCGGCTTCGACCGGGTGCTGGTCTACCGGTTCGACGAGCAGTGGAACGGCACCGTCGTGGCCGAGGACCGCAACGAGGTGCTGCCGTCCTACCTCGATCTGCGCTTTCCGGCATCCGACATCCCGGCCCAGGCGAGGGAGCTCTACCGCCGCAACCGGCTGCGCATCATTCCCGATGCCGGCTACACGCCCGTTCCCATCCAGTCGCACGATCCCGCGCCGCTGGACCTGAGCGACTCGGTGCTGCGCAGCGTTTCGCCCGTGCATCTCGAATACATGCGCAACATGGGGACGCTCGCCTCCATGTCGATCTCCATCCTGCGCGACGGCCAGCTGTGGGGCCTGATCTCCTGCCACAACAAGGAGCCGAAGCGGGTCTCTCTCCAGGTGCGCAACGCCTGCGACTTCCTCACGCAGATCTTCTCGCTGCAGCTGGAGGCGCGGGAGAACACGATGCTGGCCGAGAACCGCGTGCGCCTCGGCGCCGTGCAGACGCGGCTTCTCGCCCATATGGCGGCCGAGGAGCATTTCATCGCGGGCCTCGTGAACCATCCCGACGACCTGATGATGCTCGCCGGCGCGCAGGGCGCCGCCGTCATCACGCAGGACCATTGCTGGTGCCTCGGCCATGCCCCCGGCAAGGAGCAGGTGAGGGCGCTCTTCGACTGGCTCTCCGAACATCATCAGGAGGACGTCTTCGCCACCGACAACCTGTCGGAGGTCTATCCGGCGGCGAAGGCCTTCGCCGACCGGGCGAGCGGGCTTCTCTCCATCTCCGTCTCGAAGGCACATTCGAGCTATGTGCTCTGGTTCCGTCCCGAGGTCGAGCAGACCGTCAAATGGGGCGGCAATCCGCAGAAGCCCGTCCAGGAGGAGGCGGGGTCCTTGCGGCTTCATCCCCGGCGCTCCTTCGAGATCTGGAAGGAGACGGTGCGGGACCGCTCCTTGCCCTGGGACCGAAGCGAGGTCGAGGCGGTCAAGGAGCTGCGCAACGCCATCGTGGGCATCGTGCTGCGCCGGGCCGAAGAGATGGCGGCGCTCACGGAGGAGCTGCGCCGCTCCAACAAGGAGCTGGAGGCCTTCTCCTATTCGGTCTCCCACGACCTGCGCGCCCCGTTCCGTCATATCGTGGGCTATTCCGAGCTGCTGAAGAAGCAGGAAGCGGGCGAGATGTCCGAGAAGGGCCAGCGCTACGTCGACACGATCATCGAGGCGGCCTACACGGCCGGAACCCTGGTCGATAACCTGCTGCGCTTCTCCCATATGGGCCGCACGGCCCTGAAGCCCCGGACCGTGGACGTGGGTCGCCTCGTCGACGAGATCCGGCAGAAGCTTTCGGCGGAACAGGGCGACCGCCGGATCCAGTGGATCGTCGGAGAGCTGCCCCCGGTGAATGCCGACCCGGTGCTGATCCGGCTGGTCTTTGAAAACCTGCTCGACAATGCGGTAAAGTACACCCGCACCCGGGAGAAAGCGCGCATCGAAATCGGCTCCACCCGCAAGGATGGGGAGACGGTCTATTTCGTGCGCGACAACGGCGTCGGGTTCGATATGAAGTACATCGACAAGCTGTTCGGCGTGTTC